GGTTACCGGCCATACGTTGTCCTCACCGGTGGCGAGCCTGCCCTGCAGGTTACGGACGAGCTGGTGTGGGAGCTGACCCGCCACGGCGCGCAGGTAGGCATGGAAACCAACGGTACTCTGGCACTGCCAGACGGGCTGGACTGGATTACCGTAAGCCCCAAGGCAGGAACAGAACTGGTCGTCACTCGCGGCAACGAGCTGAAGCTTGTGTGGCCGCAAGAAGGCATTGAGCTGCAGGATTTTGAGCAGATGGACTTTGAACATTTTTTTCTGCAACCGCGTGACTATTCGGGTCAGACGCAGGCGACCCAGGAGGCTGTGCAAACCTGCCTCAGGCGGCCCCTGTGGAAACTGAGCCTTCAGACACATAAGTTTATCGGGATTCGTTAGGAGCTATCATGGATATTTACGTTTCTTTGTCGTTTGACGCAGCGCACCGCTTGCCTGCTGTGCCCGCTGGGCACAAGTGCGGCAATCTGCACGGGCATACCTTTGTTGCTGAAGTGTATGTGCAGGGTGAAGTGTCTGAAACCAGTGGCTGGGTTGTGGATTTTGGCGACCTCAAAAG
The Desulfovibrio sp. DNA segment above includes these coding regions:
- the queE gene encoding 7-carboxy-7-deazaguanine synthase, coding for MSFAVKEIFYTLQGEGFHAGRPAVFCRFAGCNLWSGREEDREFAKCRFCDTAFLGADQSGGTFENATQLARTICSHFPSYVHSGYRPYVVLTGGEPALQVTDELVWELTRHGAQVGMETNGTLALPDGLDWITVSPKAGTELVVTRGNELKLVWPQEGIELQDFEQMDFEHFFLQPRDYSGQTQATQEAVQTCLRRPLWKLSLQTHKFIGIR